The following proteins are encoded in a genomic region of Rattus rattus isolate New Zealand chromosome 2, Rrattus_CSIRO_v1, whole genome shotgun sequence:
- the Zfyve27 gene encoding protrudin isoform X1, whose amino-acid sequence MQSSDRDLSGPEASPSVMPEVLSECSPAPTKSTAFDLFNLVLSYKRLEIYLEPLKDAGDGVRYLLRWQMPLCSLLTCLGLNILFLTLNEGAWYSMGALIISVPALLGYLQEVCRAQLPESELMRRKYHSVRQEDLQRVRLSRPEAVAEVKSFLIRLEAFLARLCYTCESAYRVLHWENPVVSSQFYGALLGMVCMLYLLPLCWVLALLNSTLFLGNGEFFRVVSEYRACLQRRMSPKQEECTCEGSALQDAGGRAVVLDSTPAPTPTEDLTPGSVEEAEEAEPDEEFKDAIEETHLVVLEDDEGTPCPAEDELTMQDNGFLSKNEVLRSKVSKLTERLRKRYPTNNFGNCAGCAATFSVLKKRRSCSNCGNSFCSRCCSFKVPKSSMGATAPEAQRETVFVCASCNQTLSK is encoded by the exons ATGCAGTCTTCGGATCGGGACCTGAGTGGACCAGAGGCGAGCCCCAGCGTGATGCCTGAGGTTCTCTCTGAGTGTTCACCTGCCCCTACCAAGTCAACAGCGTTTGATCTTTTCAACCTTGTTCTGTCCTACAAGAGGCTGGAGATCTACCTGGAACCCCTGAAGGATGCAGGTGACGGTGTTCGATACTTGCTAAG GTGGCAGATGCCTTTGTGTTCCTTGCTGACCTGCCTGGGCCTCAACATCTTGTTCCTCACTCTGAATGAGG GTGCATGGTACTCCATGGGTGCCTTGATAATTTCGGTGCCTGCCCTACTGGGCTACCTTCAGGAGGTGTGCCGGGCACAGCTACCAGAGTCTGAGCTGATGCGGCGGAAGTACCACAGCGTGCGGCAGGAAGACCTGCAGAGAGTTCGCCTTTCCCGCCCTGAGGCTGTAGCTGAGGTGAAAAGCTT CTTGATCCGACTGGAAGCCTTCTTGGCCCGCCTGTGCTATACCTGCGAGTCAGCTTACCGTGTACTTCACTGGGAGAACCCTGTGGTGTCCTCACA GTTCTATGGTGCTCTTCTGGGCATGGTTTGCATGCTCTACCTGCTGCCGCTCTGCTGGGTCCTCGCCCTTTTAAACAGCACACTCTTTCTGGGAAATGGGGAATTCTTCCGAG TGGTGTCTGAGTACAGGGCTTGTCTGCAGCGGCGGATGAGCCCCAAGCAGGAAGAGTGCACCTGTGAGGGCTCGGCACTGCAGGATGCCGGGGGGAGGGCTGTTGTACTGGACAGCACCCCTGCCCCTACACCCACAGAG GACCTCACGCCAGGCAGtgtggaggaagctgaagaggctGAGCCAGATGAGGAGTTCAAAGATGCAATAGAG GAGACCCACCTGGTGGTGCTG GAGGACGATGAGGGCACCCCATGCCCAGCAGAGGATGAGCTGACCATGCAGGACAATGGCTTCCTCAGCAAGAATGAGGTACTGCGCAGCAAGGTGTCGAAGCTTACAGAGCGGCTCCGCAAGCGCTACCCAACCAACAACTTCG GGAACTGTGCAGGCTGTGCTGCCACCTTCTCCGTGCTGAAGAAGAGG CGAAGCTGCAGCAACTGTGGGAACAGCTTCTGCTCTCGGTGCTGCTCCTTCAAGGTGCCCAAGTCCTCCATGGGGGCCACAG ctcctgaagcccagagagagactgtgtttgtgtgtgcctccTGTAATCAGACCTTGAGCAAATGA
- the Zfyve27 gene encoding protrudin isoform X2, with protein sequence MQSSDRDLSGPEASPSVMPEVLSECSPAPTKSTAFDLFNLVLSYKRLEIYLEPLKDAGDGVRYLLRWQMPLCSLLTCLGLNILFLTLNEGAWYSMGALIISVPALLGYLQEVCRAQLPESELMRRKYHSVRQEDLQRVRLSRPEAVAEVKSFLIRLEAFLARLCYTCESAYRVLHWENPVVSSQFYGALLGMVCMLYLLPLCWVLALLNSTLFLGNGEFFRVVSEYRACLQRRMSPKQEECTCEGSALQDAGGRAVVLDSTPAPTPTEDLTPGSVEEAEEAEPDEEFKDAIEEDDEGTPCPAEDELTMQDNGFLSKNEVLRSKVSKLTERLRKRYPTNNFGNCAGCAATFSVLKKRRSCSNCGNSFCSRCCSFKVPKSSMGATAPEAQRETVFVCASCNQTLSK encoded by the exons ATGCAGTCTTCGGATCGGGACCTGAGTGGACCAGAGGCGAGCCCCAGCGTGATGCCTGAGGTTCTCTCTGAGTGTTCACCTGCCCCTACCAAGTCAACAGCGTTTGATCTTTTCAACCTTGTTCTGTCCTACAAGAGGCTGGAGATCTACCTGGAACCCCTGAAGGATGCAGGTGACGGTGTTCGATACTTGCTAAG GTGGCAGATGCCTTTGTGTTCCTTGCTGACCTGCCTGGGCCTCAACATCTTGTTCCTCACTCTGAATGAGG GTGCATGGTACTCCATGGGTGCCTTGATAATTTCGGTGCCTGCCCTACTGGGCTACCTTCAGGAGGTGTGCCGGGCACAGCTACCAGAGTCTGAGCTGATGCGGCGGAAGTACCACAGCGTGCGGCAGGAAGACCTGCAGAGAGTTCGCCTTTCCCGCCCTGAGGCTGTAGCTGAGGTGAAAAGCTT CTTGATCCGACTGGAAGCCTTCTTGGCCCGCCTGTGCTATACCTGCGAGTCAGCTTACCGTGTACTTCACTGGGAGAACCCTGTGGTGTCCTCACA GTTCTATGGTGCTCTTCTGGGCATGGTTTGCATGCTCTACCTGCTGCCGCTCTGCTGGGTCCTCGCCCTTTTAAACAGCACACTCTTTCTGGGAAATGGGGAATTCTTCCGAG TGGTGTCTGAGTACAGGGCTTGTCTGCAGCGGCGGATGAGCCCCAAGCAGGAAGAGTGCACCTGTGAGGGCTCGGCACTGCAGGATGCCGGGGGGAGGGCTGTTGTACTGGACAGCACCCCTGCCCCTACACCCACAGAG GACCTCACGCCAGGCAGtgtggaggaagctgaagaggctGAGCCAGATGAGGAGTTCAAAGATGCAATAGAG GAGGACGATGAGGGCACCCCATGCCCAGCAGAGGATGAGCTGACCATGCAGGACAATGGCTTCCTCAGCAAGAATGAGGTACTGCGCAGCAAGGTGTCGAAGCTTACAGAGCGGCTCCGCAAGCGCTACCCAACCAACAACTTCG GGAACTGTGCAGGCTGTGCTGCCACCTTCTCCGTGCTGAAGAAGAGG CGAAGCTGCAGCAACTGTGGGAACAGCTTCTGCTCTCGGTGCTGCTCCTTCAAGGTGCCCAAGTCCTCCATGGGGGCCACAG ctcctgaagcccagagagagactgtgtttgtgtgtgcctccTGTAATCAGACCTTGAGCAAATGA